In the genome of Streptomyces racemochromogenes, one region contains:
- a CDS encoding PP2C family protein-serine/threonine phosphatase, which yields MNTHSAAQLIGGRSHQCDATATYTHQERRAYALLDGIGSTEEVQTWTRTAARRLARAAARNGALEGLRQIHTARAAELAPEGWYAQYMPTAVAVVAVAEPGKPLEVAWCGDARAYLLPETGSQLERLTTDHNMRQVLIDMELEPGPYARNRVTSYLGDTSPHPSIGSVRAPNNGRLVLVSDGAYEPLEDAQLPIP from the coding sequence ATGAACACCCACAGTGCAGCCCAGCTGATCGGCGGACGCTCCCACCAGTGCGACGCCACGGCGACCTACACCCACCAGGAGCGCCGCGCCTACGCCTTGCTCGACGGCATCGGCAGCACGGAAGAAGTCCAGACATGGACGCGGACGGCCGCGCGCCGACTGGCCCGCGCCGCCGCCCGCAACGGGGCACTGGAGGGCCTACGACAGATCCACACGGCCCGGGCCGCCGAGCTCGCCCCGGAAGGCTGGTACGCGCAGTACATGCCCACGGCCGTAGCCGTCGTGGCCGTCGCCGAGCCCGGCAAGCCTCTTGAGGTAGCCTGGTGCGGTGACGCCCGTGCCTACCTCCTCCCGGAAACCGGCAGCCAGCTGGAACGGCTGACCACCGATCACAACATGCGACAGGTCCTGATCGACATGGAGTTGGAGCCCGGACCGTACGCCCGCAACCGCGTGACGTCCTACCTCGGCGACACCAGCCCCCACCCCTCGATCGGATCCGTTCGCGCCCCCAACAACGGCAGGCTTGTGCTCGTCAGCGATGGCGCGTACGAGCCTCTCGAAGACGCTCAACTCCCCATCCCCG